The Ancylobacter sp. WKF20 genome contains a region encoding:
- the rimI gene encoding ribosomal protein S18-alanine N-acetyltransferase, translating into MSGGFLDFLGLGRPDASLRAAVPGDAEALAALHAGAFRIGWDAAEFERLLANRLTRALVATEGEKLIGFILLSGVAPEIEILSVAVSKHRQGRGIGGRLIASAFGTLAAEGFTTVFLEVEEGNAPAIHLYGRCGFTQIGRRTGYYRDKTGHPVAALVMRRDIA; encoded by the coding sequence ATGAGCGGGGGCTTCCTCGATTTCCTCGGGCTCGGCCGTCCCGACGCCAGCCTGCGCGCGGCCGTGCCCGGCGATGCCGAGGCGCTGGCGGCGCTTCACGCGGGCGCCTTCCGCATCGGCTGGGACGCGGCGGAGTTCGAGCGCCTGCTGGCCAACCGGCTGACCCGCGCGCTGGTCGCCACCGAGGGCGAAAAGCTCATTGGTTTCATTCTGTTGAGTGGCGTGGCGCCGGAGATCGAGATCCTCTCCGTTGCGGTATCAAAACACCGGCAGGGGCGCGGCATCGGCGGCAGGCTGATCGCGAGCGCCTTCGGCACGCTGGCGGCGGAGGGCTTCACCACGGTTTTCCTCGAGGTGGAGGAGGGCAATGCCCCCGCGATCCATCTCTATGGGCGCTGCGGTTTCACCCAGATCGGCCGCCGCACCGGCTATTACCGCGACAAAACCGGCCACCCCGTCGCCGCCCTCGTCATGCGCCGGGATATCGCCTGA
- the miaB gene encoding tRNA (N6-isopentenyl adenosine(37)-C2)-methylthiotransferase MiaB, with the protein MSEPRKLYVRSFGCQMNVYDAQRMTDTLAKEGYVETDTPDDADLVILNTCHIREKAAEKVYSELGRLRKGQEESGHRAMIAVTGCVAQAEGAEIVKRARAVDLVVGPQSYHKLPELIAQAEARGGNRRAGIVETEFPVEDKFDFLAPPSRAAIAKRGPTAFVTVQEGCDKFCTFCVVPYTRGAEVSRPLSKILDEVIRLADGGVREITLIGQNVNAYHGPDAAGRPVGLAELVRKVAEVPGIARVRYTTSHPRDMDDELIAAHREMPALMPYLHLPVQSGSNRILAAMNRKHDRELFFEIVAKVRAARPDIAFSSDFIVGFPGETDEDFADTMDLVEKVGFASAFSFKYSSRPGTPAAGLGEQLPEEVKSNRIYALQALLDRQKAAFDAACRGRCFDILLEKPGRFPGQLIGRSPYLQSVVVEAPVEAIGTLASVVVREVSTKSLSGDIVGGEFFTAGSGVESQFRRQSEKVEA; encoded by the coding sequence ATGAGTGAGCCGCGCAAACTTTACGTCCGCTCCTTCGGCTGCCAGATGAACGTCTATGACGCCCAGCGCATGACGGACACGCTGGCGAAGGAGGGCTATGTCGAGACCGACACGCCCGATGACGCCGATCTCGTCATCCTCAACACCTGCCATATCCGTGAAAAGGCGGCTGAAAAGGTCTATTCCGAGCTCGGCCGGCTGCGGAAGGGCCAGGAGGAATCCGGCCACCGCGCGATGATCGCCGTCACCGGCTGCGTCGCGCAGGCCGAGGGCGCCGAAATCGTCAAGCGCGCCCGCGCGGTCGATCTGGTGGTCGGGCCGCAGAGCTACCACAAGCTGCCGGAACTGATCGCGCAGGCCGAGGCGCGCGGCGGCAACCGGCGCGCCGGCATTGTCGAGACCGAGTTCCCGGTCGAGGACAAGTTCGATTTCCTGGCGCCGCCGAGCCGCGCCGCCATCGCCAAGCGCGGCCCCACGGCGTTCGTCACCGTGCAGGAAGGCTGCGACAAGTTCTGCACCTTCTGCGTCGTGCCCTATACGCGCGGCGCCGAGGTCTCCCGTCCGCTCTCCAAGATCCTCGATGAGGTGATCCGCCTCGCTGATGGCGGGGTGCGCGAGATCACCCTGATCGGTCAGAACGTCAACGCCTATCACGGCCCCGACGCCGCCGGCCGCCCGGTGGGGCTTGCCGAACTGGTGCGCAAGGTGGCCGAGGTGCCCGGCATTGCCCGCGTGCGCTACACCACCAGCCACCCGCGCGACATGGATGACGAGCTGATCGCCGCCCATCGCGAAATGCCGGCGCTGATGCCCTATCTGCACCTGCCGGTGCAGTCCGGTTCCAACCGCATCCTCGCGGCGATGAACCGCAAGCATGATCGCGAGCTGTTCTTCGAGATCGTCGCCAAGGTGCGGGCCGCCCGCCCGGACATCGCCTTTTCCTCGGATTTCATCGTCGGCTTCCCCGGCGAGACGGACGAGGATTTCGCTGACACCATGGACCTGGTGGAGAAGGTCGGCTTCGCCAGCGCCTTCTCGTTCAAATATTCCTCGCGGCCCGGCACGCCGGCAGCGGGGCTCGGCGAGCAACTGCCCGAAGAGGTAAAATCAAACCGTATCTACGCCCTGCAGGCGCTTCTCGACCGTCAGAAGGCAGCCTTTGACGCGGCGTGCCGTGGTCGGTGCTTCGACATCCTGCTGGAAAAACCCGGCCGCTTCCCCGGTCAACTCATCGGCCGCTCGCCCTATCTGCAGTCCGTGGTGGTCGAGGCGCCCGTGGAGGCGATCGGAACGCTGGCGAGCGTGGTGGTGCGCGAGGTCAGCACCAAGAGTCTTTCAGGCGACATCGTCGGCGGTGAATTCTTCACGGCCGGCAGCGGTGTGGAATCCCAGTTCCGAAGGCAGAGCGAGAAGGTGGAGGCGTGA
- a CDS encoding Fur family transcriptional regulator produces the protein MNEKLTAIEEACVTRGLRMTDQRRVIARIIADAQDHPDVEELHRRAAAVDDRISISTVYRTVKLFEDSGIIERHDFRDGRSRYEPVPDEHHDHLIDLRSGHVVEFRSEEIELLQEEIARKLGYRLVGHRLELYGVPLDTKKS, from the coding sequence ATGAACGAGAAGCTGACCGCCATTGAGGAAGCCTGCGTGACGCGGGGTTTGCGCATGACGGACCAGAGGCGCGTCATCGCCCGCATCATCGCCGACGCGCAGGACCACCCCGATGTCGAGGAACTGCACCGGCGGGCGGCGGCGGTGGATGACCGCATCTCCATCTCCACCGTCTACCGCACGGTGAAGCTGTTCGAGGATTCCGGCATCATCGAGCGCCATGATTTCCGCGACGGCCGCTCGCGCTACGAGCCGGTGCCGGACGAGCACCATGACCATCTGATCGACCTGCGCTCCGGCCATGTGGTGGAGTTCCGCTCGGAGGAAATCGAGCTTCTGCAGGAAGAGATCGCCCGCAAGCTCGGCTACCGGCTGGTCGGCCACCGGCTGGAGCTCTATGGCGTGCCGCTCGACACCAAGAAAAGCTGA
- a CDS encoding GIY-YIG nuclease family protein has translation MKGGFVYLLTNRPNGTLYVGVTSDVVRRVWEHREGVVDGFTKRHGLKRLVYVEAHDDIVLAITREKAIKHWPRAWKVRLVHAANPEWRDLYDEIAR, from the coding sequence ATGAAGGGCGGCTTCGTCTATCTCCTCACCAACCGGCCGAACGGGACGCTTTATGTCGGCGTGACGTCGGACGTTGTCCGCCGCGTCTGGGAGCACCGGGAAGGCGTGGTCGATGGCTTCACCAAGCGGCACGGTCTGAAGCGGTTGGTCTATGTCGAGGCGCATGACGACATCGTGCTGGCGATTACGCGCGAGAAGGCCATCAAGCATTGGCCGCGCGCATGGAAAGTCCGGCTTGTTCACGCGGCCAACCCGGAATGGCGTGACCTTTACGACGAGATCGCGCGTTGA
- a CDS encoding PhoH family protein, whose product MVLAFDDNRLASLLFGHYGQNLALIERRLEIVAEQRGNHVTLEGPRDACDQARHVLETLYARLKKGGEIAPGDVEGVLREAASQGILFEFDPATKRQSFDEIQLRRRPVRARTAAQDAYIRALKRHTLVFGVGPAGTGKTWLAVAYAVHLLERRVVDKLILSRPAVEAGERLGFLPGDMKEKVDPYLRPIYDALHDLMDRAYVERALTSGEIEIAPLAFMRGRTLANACVILDEAQNTTSMQMKMFLTRLGENSHMIVTGDPSQIDLPPGQTSGLGEAVALLKNVEGVEVCHFEAADVVRHELVGRIVAAYDGKLAGARARAEAQAAALARTDAPAETVPDAPRAAVETPSQ is encoded by the coding sequence ATCGTGCTGGCGTTCGACGACAACCGCCTCGCCAGCCTGCTGTTCGGCCATTACGGCCAGAACCTTGCCCTCATCGAGCGGCGGCTGGAAATCGTCGCCGAGCAGCGCGGCAACCATGTCACGCTGGAAGGCCCGCGCGATGCCTGCGACCAGGCGCGTCATGTGCTGGAAACGCTCTATGCCCGCCTGAAGAAGGGCGGCGAGATCGCCCCCGGCGATGTCGAGGGCGTGCTGCGGGAAGCCGCGAGCCAGGGCATCCTGTTCGAATTCGACCCCGCCACCAAGCGCCAGAGCTTCGACGAGATCCAGCTCCGCCGCCGCCCGGTGCGCGCCCGCACCGCCGCGCAGGACGCCTATATTCGCGCCCTCAAGCGCCACACGCTGGTGTTCGGCGTCGGCCCGGCCGGCACCGGCAAGACCTGGCTGGCGGTCGCCTATGCCGTCCATCTGCTGGAACGGCGGGTCGTCGACAAGCTGATCCTCTCCCGCCCGGCGGTGGAGGCGGGCGAGCGGCTCGGCTTCCTGCCCGGCGACATGAAGGAGAAGGTAGATCCCTACCTTCGCCCGATCTATGACGCGCTGCATGACCTGATGGACCGCGCCTATGTCGAGCGGGCGCTGACCTCCGGCGAGATCGAGATCGCCCCGCTGGCCTTCATGCGCGGGCGCACGCTGGCCAATGCCTGCGTCATCCTCGACGAGGCGCAGAACACCACCTCGATGCAGATGAAGATGTTCCTCACCCGCCTGGGCGAGAACTCGCACATGATCGTCACCGGCGATCCCAGCCAGATCGACCTGCCGCCCGGCCAGACCTCCGGCCTCGGCGAGGCGGTGGCGCTGCTGAAGAATGTCGAGGGCGTCGAGGTCTGCCATTTCGAGGCGGCGGACGTGGTGCGCCATGAGCTGGTCGGGCGCATCGTCGCCGCCTATGACGGCAAGCTCGCCGGCGCCCGTGCCCGGGCCGAGGCGCAGGCGGCCGCGCTCGCCCGCACCGACGCGCCGGCCGAGACGGTGCCGGACGCGCCGCGCGCCGCCGTCGAGACGCCGTCGCAAT
- a CDS encoding type III PLP-dependent enzyme codes for MTDRIREFLRNRREDGPCVVVDLEVVRANYAAFARALPDTRVFYAVKANPDPAILNALAEMGSCFDCASVNEITMVLATGAGAERISFGNTIKKERDVARAFELGVRLFAVDSVEEVEKVARVAAGARVFCRILCDGAGAEWPLSRKFGCEPEMAVDVLEHAHRLGLEAHGVSFHVGSQQKNVDAWDSALASAAAIFAACAERGFSLSLVNLGGGFPAKYLQDVPAAEAYGEAIFRALSRHFGNAIPQTIIEPGRGMVGAAGLIEAEVVLISKKADTDEVRWVYLDIGKFGGLAETMDEAIRYPIRTPRDGDAVEPCVLAGPTCDSADVLYEKTPVMLPVSLAIGDKVLIEATGAYTTTYSAVAFNGFEPLRSYVI; via the coding sequence ATGACCGACCGTATTCGCGAATTCCTGCGCAACCGACGCGAGGATGGTCCCTGCGTCGTCGTCGACCTCGAGGTCGTGCGCGCCAATTATGCCGCCTTCGCCCGCGCTTTGCCCGACACCCGCGTGTTCTATGCGGTGAAGGCCAATCCCGACCCGGCGATCCTCAACGCGCTGGCCGAGATGGGCTCGTGCTTCGACTGCGCCTCGGTGAACGAGATCACCATGGTGCTCGCCACCGGCGCGGGCGCCGAGCGCATCTCCTTCGGCAACACCATCAAGAAGGAGCGCGATGTCGCGCGCGCCTTCGAGCTGGGCGTGCGGCTCTTCGCCGTCGACAGCGTGGAAGAGGTGGAGAAGGTCGCGCGCGTCGCCGCCGGGGCCCGGGTGTTCTGCCGCATCCTGTGCGACGGCGCGGGCGCCGAATGGCCGCTCTCGCGCAAGTTCGGCTGCGAGCCGGAAATGGCGGTCGACGTGCTCGAGCACGCGCACCGGCTGGGGCTGGAGGCGCATGGCGTCTCCTTCCATGTCGGCTCGCAGCAGAAGAATGTCGACGCCTGGGATTCGGCGCTGGCCTCGGCCGCGGCGATCTTCGCGGCCTGCGCCGAGCGCGGCTTCTCGCTGAGCCTCGTCAATCTCGGCGGCGGCTTCCCGGCCAAGTACCTGCAGGACGTGCCGGCGGCGGAAGCCTATGGCGAGGCGATCTTCCGCGCGCTGTCGCGTCACTTCGGCAACGCCATCCCGCAGACCATCATCGAGCCGGGCCGCGGCATGGTCGGCGCGGCCGGCCTGATCGAGGCCGAGGTGGTGCTGATCTCGAAGAAGGCGGACACCGACGAGGTGCGCTGGGTCTATCTCGACATCGGCAAGTTCGGCGGCCTCGCCGAGACGATGGACGAGGCGATCCGCTACCCCATCCGCACCCCGCGCGATGGCGATGCGGTGGAGCCCTGCGTGCTCGCCGGCCCGACCTGCGATTCGGCCGACGTGCTCTATGAGAAGACCCCGGTGATGCTGCCGGTGTCGCTCGCCATCGGCGACAAGGTGCTGATCGAGGCGACGGGCGCCTACACCACCACCTATTCGGCGGTGGCGTTCAACGGCTTCGAACCGCTGCGCTCCTACGTGATCTGA
- the phaZ gene encoding polyhydroxyalkanoate depolymerase, which translates to MIYAAYQAQSDLFDPVRLAARMSRRFLDTTLGGIGLADTALLRNLTAALEMVERTGLSHARPSFGIDTVSVGNREVEVREEVALDLPFGRLIHFAKDIDQPQPRLLVVAPLSGHFATLLQDTVKTLLPENDVYITDWTNARDVPLKVGSFGFDEYVAHVIRFLETIGPGAHALAVCQPCVQVLAASAVMAQEDNPAQPLSITLMAGPVDTRVNPTKVNELATSKPLDWFEKNLIATVPPGFAGAGRRVYPGFIQVGAFMSMNMERHVKAHVELFENLAMGEHDKARTAKAFYDEYFAVLDLSAEFYLETIRIVFQEHDLPRGVLTYRGDPIDFRAIRRTALLTVEGERDDICAVGQTVAAQDICTSLRPHLRRHHLQAGVGHYGVFSGRRWKGQVYPLVRNHILAADA; encoded by the coding sequence ATGATCTACGCCGCCTATCAGGCCCAGTCCGACCTGTTCGACCCGGTGCGGCTGGCCGCCCGCATGTCGCGCCGCTTTCTCGACACCACGCTGGGCGGCATCGGCCTCGCCGACACGGCGCTGCTGCGCAACCTCACCGCCGCGCTGGAAATGGTGGAGCGCACCGGCCTCAGCCATGCCCGCCCCTCCTTCGGCATCGACACGGTGAGCGTCGGCAACCGCGAGGTGGAGGTGCGCGAGGAGGTGGCGCTCGACCTGCCTTTCGGCCGGCTGATCCATTTCGCCAAAGACATCGACCAGCCGCAGCCGCGCCTTCTGGTGGTCGCCCCGCTCTCCGGCCATTTCGCCACGCTGCTGCAGGACACGGTGAAGACCCTGCTGCCGGAGAACGACGTCTACATCACCGACTGGACCAATGCGCGCGACGTGCCGCTGAAGGTCGGCTCCTTCGGCTTCGACGAATATGTCGCCCATGTCATCCGCTTCCTGGAGACCATCGGGCCGGGCGCGCACGCCCTCGCCGTGTGCCAGCCCTGCGTGCAGGTGCTCGCCGCGAGCGCGGTGATGGCGCAGGAGGACAACCCGGCGCAGCCGCTCTCCATCACGCTGATGGCCGGGCCGGTGGATACCCGCGTCAACCCGACCAAGGTGAACGAGCTCGCCACCTCGAAGCCCCTCGACTGGTTCGAGAAGAACCTCATCGCCACCGTGCCGCCGGGCTTTGCCGGTGCCGGGCGGCGGGTCTATCCCGGCTTCATCCAGGTCGGCGCCTTCATGTCGATGAACATGGAGCGCCATGTGAAGGCGCATGTGGAGCTGTTCGAGAACCTCGCCATGGGCGAGCACGACAAGGCGCGCACCGCCAAGGCGTTCTATGACGAATATTTCGCGGTGCTCGATCTCTCCGCCGAGTTCTATCTGGAGACCATCCGCATCGTCTTCCAGGAGCACGATTTGCCGCGCGGGGTACTGACCTATCGCGGCGACCCGATCGACTTCCGCGCCATCCGCCGCACCGCGCTGCTCACCGTGGAGGGCGAGCGCGACGACATCTGTGCGGTGGGCCAGACAGTCGCCGCGCAGGACATCTGCACCAGCCTGCGCCCGCATCTGCGCCGCCACCATCTGCAGGCCGGCGTCGGCCATTACGGCGTCTTCTCCGGCCGCCGCTGGAAGGGCCAGGTCTACCCGCTCGTGCGCAACCACATCCTCGCCGCGGATGCGTGA
- a CDS encoding glutathione S-transferase, protein MPPASKAAATKTTGSKTTGAKKAAKPRPAKAVAGEATPTPVAAPAAVLTISSKNYSSWSLRGYLLCRMAGLEITEARVSADDPSIRAELLLQSSSFLVPRLDHEGLRIWDTLAIAEYLNELTPEAGLLPRDRAARAHCRAISGEMHSGFANLRSALPMNLKARHPGFKVWAGVQGDIARILAIWSECLATYGGPYLFGAAPTVADAMYAPVCTRFHTYDVALPPDAAAYCRTMLDFAPLRDWTAEALVEPDEMEELDVEF, encoded by the coding sequence ATGCCGCCCGCCTCCAAAGCCGCCGCCACCAAAACCACCGGAAGCAAGACCACCGGCGCCAAAAAGGCCGCGAAACCCCGGCCGGCCAAGGCTGTGGCGGGCGAAGCGACCCCCACGCCGGTCGCCGCGCCGGCGGCGGTGCTCACCATTTCCAGCAAGAACTACTCGTCCTGGTCGCTGCGCGGCTATCTGCTCTGCCGCATGGCGGGGCTCGAGATCACGGAAGCCCGCGTCTCGGCGGATGATCCCAGCATCCGCGCCGAGCTGCTGCTGCAATCCTCGTCCTTCCTCGTGCCCCGGCTCGATCATGAGGGCCTGCGCATCTGGGACACGCTGGCCATCGCCGAATATCTCAACGAACTCACACCCGAGGCCGGGCTTCTGCCTAGGGATCGCGCAGCGCGGGCCCATTGCCGCGCCATTTCCGGCGAAATGCATTCGGGCTTCGCCAATCTGCGGTCGGCCCTGCCGATGAACCTGAAAGCGCGCCATCCCGGCTTCAAGGTCTGGGCGGGCGTGCAGGGCGACATTGCGCGCATCCTCGCCATCTGGAGCGAGTGCCTTGCCACCTATGGCGGGCCGTACCTCTTCGGCGCCGCGCCGACGGTGGCGGATGCGATGTACGCCCCGGTCTGCACGCGCTTCCACACCTATGACGTGGCGCTGCCGCCCGACGCCGCGGCCTATTGCCGGACCATGCTCGATTTCGCCCCGCTGCGGGACTGGACCGCCGAGGCGCTGGTGGAACCGGACGAGATGGAGGAGCTCGACGTCGAGTTCTGA
- the tsaB gene encoding tRNA (adenosine(37)-N6)-threonylcarbamoyltransferase complex dimerization subunit type 1 TsaB has translation MLILALDTALEACSVALHDMARDMTLARAGRVMERGHAEALIPMVEGVIADSGLNISDIGIFAVTVGPGSFTGLRVGLAAARGFGLATGRPVLGISTLATLAAPLLAEDDTIPVAAAIDARHGNVYLQMIGPSGRILVGARAMAAKDAARAVAIGPVRLVGSGAALLLDAWPPGERPPVEVYQEVTPDPVWLARLASVADPARSEPRPLYLRDADAKPQTAGRIARR, from the coding sequence ATGCTGATTCTGGCTCTGGATACCGCCCTCGAGGCATGTTCGGTCGCGCTGCACGACATGGCGCGCGACATGACGCTGGCCCGCGCCGGCCGGGTGATGGAGCGCGGCCACGCCGAGGCGCTCATCCCGATGGTCGAGGGGGTGATCGCCGATTCCGGGCTAAATATCTCAGATATCGGGATTTTTGCCGTGACCGTGGGACCGGGCAGCTTCACCGGGCTGCGGGTTGGGCTCGCCGCCGCGCGCGGTTTCGGCCTCGCCACCGGCCGCCCGGTGCTCGGCATCTCGACGCTGGCGACGCTCGCCGCGCCCTTGCTGGCGGAGGACGACACCATCCCCGTCGCCGCCGCCATCGACGCCCGGCACGGCAATGTCTATCTGCAAATGATTGGCCCCTCCGGGCGCATCCTCGTGGGCGCCCGTGCAATGGCCGCCAAGGATGCCGCCCGCGCCGTCGCCATCGGCCCGGTGCGTCTGGTCGGCTCCGGTGCGGCGCTGCTACTGGACGCCTGGCCCCCCGGCGAGCGCCCACCTGTTGAGGTTTATCAAGAGGTTACGCCCGATCCGGTGTGGCTCGCCCGGCTCGCCAGCGTGGCCGATCCCGCCCGTTCCGAGCCCCGCCCGCTCTATTTGCGCGACGCCGATGCCAAGCCGCAGACGGCGGGGCGCATCGCCCGGCGATGA
- a CDS encoding NifU family protein, whose protein sequence is MFIQTEATPNPATLKFLPGRSVLGAGTFEARNAEEAARSPLAASLFEVPGVTGVFFGSDFVTVTKEGGEWAHLKPAILGAIMEHFVSGKAILPEDHSHAADDAFYEEKDAGVVDTIRELIDTRVRPAVANDGGDITFRGYKDGIVFLAMKGSCAGCPSSTATLKNGIENLLRHFVPDVVEVRPV, encoded by the coding sequence ATGTTCATCCAGACCGAAGCCACCCCCAATCCCGCCACGCTGAAGTTTCTGCCGGGCCGTTCCGTGCTCGGGGCCGGCACCTTCGAGGCGCGCAATGCGGAGGAGGCGGCGCGTTCGCCGCTCGCCGCGAGCCTGTTCGAGGTGCCGGGCGTCACCGGCGTGTTCTTCGGGTCGGATTTCGTCACCGTCACCAAGGAAGGTGGCGAGTGGGCGCATCTCAAGCCCGCCATTCTCGGCGCCATCATGGAGCATTTCGTCTCCGGCAAGGCGATCCTGCCCGAGGACCACTCCCATGCGGCGGACGATGCCTTCTATGAGGAGAAGGATGCCGGGGTGGTCGATACCATCCGCGAGCTGATCGACACGCGCGTGCGCCCGGCGGTGGCCAATGATGGCGGCGACATCACCTTCCGCGGCTATAAGGACGGCATCGTCTTCCTGGCGATGAAGGGCTCCTGCGCCGGCTGCCCCTCCTCCACCGCGACGCTGAAGAACGGCATCGAGAATCTGCTGCGCCATTTCGTGCCGGATGTGGTCGAAGTCCGTCCGGTGTGA
- a CDS encoding lysophospholipid acyltransferase family protein, which produces MRAWLVLVPVALVTLIGLPLQWLSIALNLPTRRVIPLIYHRILLALIGVRVTLHGAPAATRPLLIVSNHVSWLDIPVLGAQLPLCFVAKSEVARWPGIGLLAKLQRTVFVDRSSRTATAKVAGEMAARMKDGDPVVLFAEGTSNDGNKILPFRSALIGAARHAMAEGEGRDAPAATIQPLAIAYVGQQGIPLGRARRPLVAWYGDMELVPHLMALLRQGAIDVELHFGPPLDGTNRKSASTEAEASVRRMLAGALTGRPR; this is translated from the coding sequence ATGCGCGCCTGGCTGGTGCTGGTGCCGGTGGCGCTCGTGACCCTGATCGGCCTGCCGCTGCAATGGCTGTCGATCGCCCTCAACCTGCCGACGCGCCGCGTCATCCCCTTGATCTATCACCGGATTCTGCTCGCACTGATCGGTGTGCGGGTCACCCTCCATGGCGCGCCGGCCGCCACCCGGCCGCTGCTGATCGTGTCCAACCACGTCTCCTGGCTGGATATCCCCGTGCTCGGCGCGCAGCTGCCGCTGTGCTTCGTCGCCAAGAGCGAGGTGGCGCGCTGGCCGGGCATCGGGCTGTTGGCGAAGCTGCAGCGCACGGTCTTTGTCGACCGCAGCTCGCGCACCGCCACGGCCAAGGTCGCCGGCGAGATGGCGGCGCGGATGAAGGATGGCGATCCCGTCGTGCTGTTCGCCGAGGGCACGTCGAATGACGGTAATAAAATACTCCCGTTCCGCTCGGCGCTGATTGGCGCCGCCCGCCACGCCATGGCGGAGGGCGAGGGCCGGGACGCACCGGCGGCCACGATCCAGCCGCTCGCCATCGCCTATGTCGGGCAGCAGGGCATCCCGCTGGGGCGGGCCCGCCGCCCGCTGGTGGCCTGGTATGGGGATATGGAGCTCGTGCCGCATCTGATGGCGCTGCTGCGGCAGGGCGCCATCGATGTCGAGCTGCATTTCGGCCCGCCCCTCGATGGCACGAACCGCAAGAGCGCCAGTACCGAGGCCGAGGCGAGCGTCCGGCGGATGCTGGCGGGCGCGCTCACGGGCCGCCCGCGCTGA
- a CDS encoding N-acetyltransferase, translated as MTYVATTQTAAPVISLETAADVAPREALLDLAFGRAARLAKTSERLREGRKPADGLAFASHGADGRLIGTLRLWHVTAGPSRPALLLGPLAVHPWFRDRGLGKALMTTAINEAARLGHGAILLVGDAPYYARFGFDVALTEGLWLPGSFDRARFLGLELQPGALTGARGLVSPTGALIEAPSLTDLIARATAPALKRSA; from the coding sequence ATGACCTACGTCGCCACCACCCAAACCGCTGCCCCCGTGATCTCGCTCGAGACCGCGGCCGATGTCGCCCCGCGCGAGGCGCTGCTGGATCTCGCTTTCGGCCGCGCCGCGCGCCTCGCCAAGACCTCCGAGCGCCTGCGCGAAGGCCGCAAGCCGGCCGACGGCCTCGCCTTCGCGTCGCATGGCGCGGATGGCCGGCTGATCGGCACGCTGCGCCTGTGGCATGTGACGGCCGGCCCGTCGCGCCCGGCGCTGCTGCTCGGCCCGCTCGCCGTGCATCCGTGGTTCCGCGACCGGGGCCTCGGCAAGGCGCTGATGACCACCGCCATCAATGAGGCGGCGCGGCTCGGCCATGGCGCGATCCTGCTGGTCGGCGACGCGCCCTATTATGCGCGCTTCGGCTTCGATGTGGCGCTGACGGAAGGGCTGTGGCTGCCGGGCTCGTTCGACCGCGCCCGCTTCCTCGGGCTGGAGCTGCAGCCGGGCGCGCTCACCGGCGCGCGCGGCCTTGTCAGCCCGACCGGCGCCCTCATTGAGGCGCCGAGCCTCACGGACCTCATCGCCCGCGCCACCGCCCCGGCGCTGAAGCGCAGCGCCTGA